A genomic window from Candidatus Obscuribacterales bacterium includes:
- the secD gene encoding protein translocase subunit SecD — protein sequence MNLITKNWKLLAVIGVFIWSICNLFTIVPVSTIEDWKHLSDLPPEELQKEVMSRVEKTPGWDKMNNFEHEDLIKRAFDDASLGNNVQVIAKSHGYALYTDLKLGLDLRGGSQLLLQALPSKLVPEITPEVMKGVETVINNRINSLGVSETLVQRAGADRLLVEMPGVKDPQQAKDRIGTTALLEFKELDMGLDGKPVWTDVGLTGAEFKHAQAQPMVSGGTWRIVFEFKPDGAKKFGELTSRLVGRQIGIFLDGVPTERGADGRPLPLDEYRGINVREPIMAGSGEITGNFTREQAVDLAVKLNAGALPVPVKILEERTVGATLGQDSIQKSLIAGVVGIALVMLFMICIYGIAGMVANIALILYTITTLAIFKTIPVTLTLAGIAGFILSVGMAVDANILIFERTKEELKAGKNLFLAIEAGFSRAFSSIFDSNVNSLIACGVLIIFGTSIVKGFAVTLAIGVGVSMFSAITATRVLLHFIPKEIGLFGHKYDQKRAQGKAQAPKSALFSSDKGRTK from the coding sequence ATGAACTTAATAACAAAAAATTGGAAGCTACTTGCCGTCATCGGCGTCTTCATTTGGTCTATTTGCAACCTCTTCACAATAGTGCCCGTAAGCACTATCGAAGACTGGAAACACTTATCTGATTTGCCGCCGGAAGAGCTGCAAAAAGAAGTGATGTCCCGCGTCGAGAAAACGCCGGGCTGGGACAAGATGAATAACTTTGAGCACGAAGATCTCATCAAGCGTGCCTTCGATGATGCGTCGCTCGGCAATAACGTCCAAGTTATAGCCAAGTCACACGGCTATGCTTTATATACGGATTTGAAACTCGGCTTGGACTTGCGCGGCGGCAGCCAATTGTTGCTGCAAGCGTTGCCATCTAAGTTGGTGCCGGAAATTACACCTGAAGTAATGAAGGGCGTTGAGACAGTAATCAACAACCGAATCAACAGCTTAGGTGTTTCCGAGACACTTGTACAACGCGCAGGCGCTGATCGTCTTCTTGTAGAAATGCCCGGTGTCAAAGACCCGCAACAAGCAAAAGACAGAATCGGTACAACCGCTTTGTTAGAGTTCAAAGAATTGGATATGGGACTCGACGGCAAACCAGTCTGGACTGATGTTGGTTTAACTGGAGCAGAATTCAAACACGCTCAAGCTCAACCAATGGTTTCCGGTGGCACCTGGAGAATTGTTTTTGAATTCAAACCAGATGGCGCCAAGAAATTTGGTGAACTTACATCCCGCTTAGTCGGCAGACAAATAGGTATTTTCCTTGATGGTGTACCGACAGAGCGTGGAGCCGATGGTCGTCCATTGCCGCTAGACGAATATCGCGGTATCAACGTCCGCGAGCCGATTATGGCAGGCAGTGGCGAGATAACCGGTAACTTCACCCGTGAACAAGCAGTTGACTTGGCAGTTAAATTGAATGCGGGCGCTCTACCAGTGCCGGTAAAAATTCTCGAAGAGCGCACAGTCGGTGCCACGCTTGGACAAGACTCAATTCAAAAGAGTTTGATTGCCGGTGTTGTCGGTATCGCGCTTGTCATGCTCTTTATGATTTGCATTTACGGTATCGCTGGAATGGTGGCAAACATCGCCTTGATTCTCTATACAATTACAACGCTGGCAATTTTCAAAACCATACCTGTAACTTTGACGCTTGCCGGTATTGCCGGTTTCATCCTGTCAGTTGGTATGGCTGTTGACGCAAATATTCTTATATTCGAACGTACAAAAGAAGAACTAAAAGCAGGAAAGAATTTATTCCTTGCTATTGAAGCTGGATTCTCCCGGGCGTTCAGCTCCATTTTTGACAGTAACGTCAACAGCTTAATTGCCTGCGGCGTGCTGATCATATTTGGTACTTCGATAGTAAAAGGATTTGCAGTCACACTGGCAATCGGTGTCGGCGTCTCGATGTTCAGCGCCATCACCGCTACTCGCGTGCTGTTACACTTCATCCCCAAAGAAATTGGTCTGTTTGGTCACAAGTACGACCAGAAGCGTGCTCAAGGTAAAGCGCAAGCTCCAAAGAGCGCCCTATTTTCTTCAGACAAGGGCCGGACAAAATGA